The genomic DNA GTCTTCGGCCTGGCGTACCTCTCGGGCAACGGCTCGGTCATCTCCACCTACCGGCTCCAGACCTCCACCGACGGGGGCTTCTCCAACAAGCCCGCCTCCGAGATCTTCGCCGACCGCGTCCGCAAGGAGGTCATCCACGAGATCGGACACACGCTCGGCCTGGAGCACTGCGACAACAAGCGCTGCGTGATGAACTTCTCGCCCACCGTCCGCGAGGTCGACATCAAGGAGCAGACGCTCTGTGGCAGCTGTCAGAAACAGGTCTTGTAACAGAGGACCCGTCGCGCTCGGTCGTCCCCGGCACGCAACCCGTTCAGCCCGCTGTCGTCCCCACTCGGCTCACTGCTCCGACAGTCGCACCCACTCGCTCGGCGACGACCCCACGCCGTTCAGTTCGAGCGTGGCCGCCCCGTCCACGAGCAGGTGGTCGAACTCGCGGCCGCCGGTCGTCTCCGGCGGCGCCCACTCGACGAGCCGGAGGTCGTCGACCACGGCACGGCGCGCCCCGTCGTCGGAGGGGTCGAGGTAGACGAAGAGGTTGACGTACGTCGCATTCGCCGGGGGGTCGAGCGATTCGGTCACCAGTCGCCACTCGTCGTCGGTCGCCGGCAGGTCGACGGTGCGGCGCTGGACCGAGATGCCCTCGGCGGCGTTGTACCAGCTGACGAGGAGCGAGAGCCCGCCGTCACCGCCGTACCGGTACCGGCCGGTCAGCGCGAGTGGGCGGTCATCGACCGGGATGCGGGCGGCCGGCGAGAGCACGCTCCGACGGGTGTCCTCGGGGTAGGCGGTCAGCCGGACGCCACCGGAGCTCCCGTACCCGACCCGCCAGCCGACCTGGTCGCGGCTGAACCGCCACAGTGCGCCGCCGACGCCGTCGCCGTCGACGGTCTCGTTGTCGAAGGTCCCGGCGAACACCCGGTCGCGGCCGAGGAGGACCGTGCCGCTCCGGTCGCTCACGTCGGTGACCCAGCCGCCGGTTCGCGTGTAGATGGCACCGTCGGCCTCGACGCGCTGGGTGCGTCGGCTGCCCCCGCCGGTCAGGTCCGGCGTGCCGACCTCCAGCCGTCGGCCGTCGCTCGCGAGCGCCGCGGCGTCGGTCGAGAGTCCGGCGGTCTCCCGGGTCAGGCCGCGGGCCAGCGACCCGGTCGCTGGGGTCGGCACGTAGCCGTCGAGGACGAGCGGCTGCGTGTACGCGCGCAGGACGCCGTCGTCGGTGGCGTGGACCACCAGCGCGTACGAGCGGAGCGTCTCCCAGAGCTCCTGGTCGAACACGAGGTTCCCGAGCGTCCAGGCGACGAGCGCCCCGTTCCGTCGCTCCAGCCCGCCCGTCACGTGGGGGTGGTGGTTGACCACGAGGTCGGCCCCGGCCCGGGTGGCGGCGTCGACCATCCGGACCATCCGGTCGGTCGGGGTGCGAACGTACTCCGTGTCGCCGTGGACCTGCACGACGACCAGGTCGGCCGCCTCGCGGGCGCTCTCGACCGCGCGTGTGATGCGCTCCTCGCTGGCCCCCGCGGCGCCGATGCCGTCGCCGAACGTCAGCGACCGCCCACCCTGCGTGACGGTGTAGGGTCCCCTGCCGGTCGCGTCGGCCGACCAGTCGATGTCGTACCGCTCGCCCGTGACCGTGGTGCAGGAGACGACGGCGACGGTCGTGTCGCCGCGCTCGAGGGTGGCGGTAGCCCAGGCGTCGTCCGCCGAGAGCCCGGCGCCCGAGTGTGCGAGGCCCGCGTCCGAGACGGCTTCGAGCGTGTCACGCAGCCCCGGGCGGAGGGCGTCGAAGGTGTGGTTGTTGCCCAGCGAGGTGTAGTCGACCCCCGCGTCGGCGAGCGCCTCGGCCGCGACCGGGTGGGAGGTGAACGCGAACTCCTTGCTCGGATGCCGCCAGGTGGACTCGGTCAGCGGCGTCTCGAGGTTGACCGATCCGAGGTCGACGGCGTCGAACAGCGGCGCGACGTGCCGGAGGACGGCCCGATGGTCCGCCAGTCGGGCGTTCGGGCGGAGCCGCGCCTGCGGTTCGAGCGGGTCGTCGCTGGCGGCGTAGAACCGTCGGCCGAACATGACGTCGCCGCCGAACGCCATCGAGACGGTCCCCTCGTCGGGCGTGAGCGGGAGCCGGTGGGTCCGGTTCGGGCCGACCGCCCGCGTCTCCGTGACGTAGTCCGGGTGGCGGACCCGCACCCAGACGGGGGCGCCCCCGGCCGACAGCTCGAACGTACCGGACGCGTCCGTCGTGGTGGTCGCGAGCGGCTCCGACCCGCCGACGAGCGCAGCCACCGTGGCGTCGGCCACGGGGGCTCCCTCGAGGTCCGTGACCCGACCCTGGTAGGTGGCCGTCCGCCGCCGTTCCGGTCCGCCGACCCCCTCGAAGTAACCACAGCCTGCGAGTCCGGCAGTCGCCCCGACCGCCGCTCCGCGCAGGAGCGCGCGGCGCGAGAGCCGTCTGTCCATGCGCCCCCGTCCGGGCGAGGCCGTATTGGTGTTACCCTCGCCGGTCGCCGGGCGTGGCACGGGCGGCTGTCGCGTGTCGGCCGACCCCGGAGGTTTTAGGAACCGCCTACCGTCGGGGAGCGTATGCTCGTCGCGACGCTGGTGGCTGCACTCGGATTCGTCGCCGTGGCTGTCGGCACGCGGCGGTACGGACTCCGGTTCGGGGGGACGATCGTGGTCGGGGTGCTGGCGGTGTACACGCTGAAGAACTTCACCACGCTCCCCATCTTCATCGGGAGTACGGCCGTCGCCTACGGGGCGCTGGCGGTCGTCAAGCGATACACGCTCGCCTACGGCCGCGACGAGTTCATCGTCGCGATCCTCGCCGGGTCGCTGGTGCCGTCGGCGGTCTACGTCGGCGCGTTCCTCCTCCCCGGGCCGGTCGAACTGGCGCTCTACCGGTCGGTGTTCGTCGGGAGCCTGCTCTCGGGCATCGCGGCGTTCAACCTCCACCAGTTGCGCCCGGAACACCGACTCCGGGACGTGGGCGGGCTGGCCGCAATCTACCTCGGCCTCCTCGCGCTCGGCGCCGCACTGGTCGGGCCGTCGACCCGGTTCCTCGCGGAGTACACCCCGCTGGTCCTGTTCGCCCGGACCTCCGACATCGCGGTGCTCCGGGGCGCGGTCGTCGAGGGGTTCGTCGACCCGGCGTTCGTCGCCCGCCCGGTCGTCATCGGTCTGTACGCGCTCGCGCTCGGCCTCTCGGAGGCCGTCCGGCAGGCCTTCGGGGTCCGGGTGGGGACCGTGGCCCTCGGACTGGTCGCCGTCTACACCGTCTCGACCTGGCGGTTGCTGGCCCTGACCCTCGTGACGCTCGCCGTCGTGACCGTGCTGGTCACCGCCATCCACCGCGGCGTCATCCTCTACGGCCGGGCACTGCTGAGTACGAGCGCGGCACTGGGCGTCGTCGTCGCGATTCCCGTGGCGGCGCTGCTCGGCGTCTCGGCCGGTATCTCGTCGCTGTTCGCGGGTGTCGTAGCCGGCCTCGGCGGCTACTACGTGCATCTCACGCCGCCGACGGAGCGCCGCCAGCAGGTCGCCGTTGCGGTCGCCGTGTTCCTCCCGCTCGTGGTGCTCGTCCGGGCGGTCGTCCCACCCGGTCCCGAGGGAATTCCACAGGCGCTCGGCGTGGCGGAGGTGGCCGGGGGGCTCCTCGTGGCCGCCGTCGCCCTGGCCGTCGCGCTGCACTACCGCGTCGAACAGCCCGACGACGAGGCCGTACTCGCCGCGTCCACGCTCGGGGAGGGGGGGTCCTGACATGAGCGAGCGCCGAGGACGTGGGCGGGAGTACCGCGAGACCGTCCAGTCGGTCGACACGCGCATCGCGGTCTCGGGCATCCGGGGGAAGTCGACGCTGGTCCGCCTGCTCCACGACGTCCTCCACGAGCGCGGGCGGGACACGTTCGCGAAGGTGACCGGCGACCGGCCGGTGACGCTCACCAACGGCGAGGAGCGACCCATCGAGCGCCGCGGCGCGCAGGTCACGCTCTACGAGAACCGTGCCCTGCTGACGCGCGCGGCCGAGCACCTGGCGGCGGTCGGCCCGGAGCATGTGGGGGTCGCCATCTTCGAGAACCACGCCATCACGGAGTACACGATGCGGGTGTTCAACGAGACGTTCCTCCGCCCGCAGGTCGTGGCCGTCCCGAACATCCGGACGGACCACACGGAGACGCTGGGGCGGACGCGCCAGGACATCGCGCGGTCGTTCGCCCGCTCGATCCCGCCGGGGACCCACGTCGTCTGCGGGGAGCGCAACGACGCCATCTACGACTACTTCGCCGCCGAGGTCGCCGCCAGGGACGCCACCGTCACCAGGGTCGAGGTTCCGGCTGAGCACCGCGACCGCCCCGGGGCCGAGGTCGTGTTCGCGGTCGACAAGGTGCTCGCGGCGGTGGACGAACCGCCGGCCGACACCGGCCGGCTGCTCGACCGGCTGTCGCGGATGCAACCCGCCTGGCGGCGGCTGGAGGGCGGGCAACTCGTGTTCAACGCCGCGAAGGTCAACGACCCCGAGAGTACGGAGCTGTTCCGCCGGCAGCTGGCCGGGGCCGACGAGGCCGAGGGTGAGCTGATCTGTCCGTTCGTGTTCCTGCGGGGCGACCGCCGGGGGCGGACGGAGTCGTTCGTGCGCTACCTGAACCGGCTGGCCGACCACGGGCTCGTCGACCGCGCCCACGTCGCGGGCGAGAACGGCCGGTCGTTCGCCCGTCGGGCGGCGGTCGACGTCACCGTCCACGACGCGGCGACGGACGCGCCGGAGGCGGTCCTCGACGCCGTGCTCGCGGAGGGTCAGCCCGTGATGACGATGGCCAACACGGTCCACCCGTTCATGCGGGCGTTCGTCGCGGCGATGCAGGAGCGCACGGTCGAGTCCGTGCCGATCGCGGCCGAGGTCCGCCCGACCTGAGCCGCCTACCCCAGCCGGTCTCTCAGCACCGCACCGAAGCCGGCCGCCCCGATGCCGAACGCGACGAGGCCGCCGATGCCGGTGAGCGTGAGGGCGCCGTTGAGCGCGGCGGCGACGAGGAGCGGTTTCGCCCACTCGTCACCCTCCCGGCCCACGAGGCGCTCGGCGATGACGAGGTACGCGATGGCCGCGCCGACCGCCCAGGCGATGCCCGCGATGATCGCCAGCGGAATCGCGACCAGGATGCCGATGATGGTGATGAACAGGACGAACACCACGAGGACGAGGCCGAGGAGGCAGACCAGCCCGTAGACGAACGAGCCGACGGGTTCGTCGACGAGGGTGTCCATCATCCGCTCGACGTAGCCGGGCGCGACGGCGACGAGGATGGCGCCGACGACGAGCGTGGTGATGAACGCGCCGATGGCGCTGCTGACGACGTCACCGACCCCGGGGGTGGTGAACCCGCCGTCGATGTTCGGGCCCATCTGCAGCAGGGCCGTCGAGGCCGCGGAATGGAGATTCATACGACCGGGTGCACGGGTGAGAGTAAAGGTGTTTCCGGTCGCCTGCTGGCACGCACCACGGCCGTCCCGAGGTCAGACGACCTGCACGGGTTCGATGCCGTACCGCTCGAACTGCTCGGCGATGGCCTCGACGCGCGGGCCGATGGCCTCCGGCTCGTGGGAGTCCGTACCGACGGTGAACGCGACGTCGTGCTCGAGCAGGACCTCGACGAAGCGGGGGGCGGGGTGGAACTCGCCGTAGTCGTCCAGCGCGCGGCCGGCGTTGAGTTCGGGGACCGTCCGCGAGGACCGGAACGCCTCGGCCACCTCGTGGTAGTGGTCGTCGCTCGCGAGGCCGCGGAACTCCGCGGTCCGTTCGAACAGGTCCGGGTGCGCGGCGATCTCGAACAGCTCCGACTCGACGAGGGCGACGAGTTTCTCGAAGTAGCGGTCCACCAGCGCCCGGCGCTCCTCGCGTGGCATGTCGGCGTAGTAGGAGCCGAAGTGGACGTTGACGCCGTCGAGGTAGTGGACGCTCCCGACCGCGTAGTCGAACGCCGCCTCGTCCAGGAACGCCCGGATGGCGGCCTCGTCGTCCGGTTCGTAGTCCAGTTCGACGGCGTCGTAGACGTCGATGTCGAACTGGTCGCGGATCTCCTCGATACCCTCGCGCCGGCGCTCGTACGTGCTGTCGAGGTTGAACCCCATCACCTTCTTGCGCCGGCGGTGGTCGTCGCTGTCGGAGACGTTGCAGTGGTCGGTGATGCCGATGCCCTCCAGGCCGGCGTCGGCGGCGGCCCCGACCATCGACCAGAGGAAGCTCCCGTCCGAGTACGTCGAGTGCGTGTGGTAGTCGTGGGCGATGCGGGTCACTACGCTGGCGTAGGCCGGTCCGACACGAGTACCTGTCGGGCGGTCGGGAGCGTCTCGCACGGTCCCGGCGGGAGAGAGGAACGAACTGGGCGTTCCAGAAGGGATTTGCCGGTGACCGTCCCACCGCCGGTATGGTCGACTGGAGAGCCGTCGGACTCGGCTTCCTCGCACACGTCGTACTGGGCGTTTTCGCCTTCCTCGCACCGGGCGTGGGGCACGTCGCCGTCGGGCTCATCGGTGGGTTCCTGACGGGCTACATCGCGGGCGGTGACCTCGTCAACGGCGCGTGGAACGGGCTCGTCGCCGGCGCGCTCGGGGGCATCCTGCTCGCGGTGTTCGCCGCGCTGGCACTCGGGACCATCCTCGGGCTGGTGGGCGGCGGCGGTCTCGGCTTCCTCGGCGGCGCCGGGGCACTCGTCGTTGGCGTGGTGGTCGCGCTCATCCTCGCCATCGACTCGGCCATCGGCGGGGCCGTCGGCGCGGCCGTCGCGGACTGAGCCGGCCGGCCTGGTCACCCCCGGCCTGCCGCGGGCTCCGGGTTTTTGACGAAGCAGCCCCAACCACCAGCCATGAGCGAGTCCACCGAGGCCGACATCGACGCGGGCGACCTCCTGCCGAACGACCACGTCCAGCAGCTCGCGCTCTCGGGCGAGGTGACGCAGATCCACCGCGGCGCCAGCCAGCACTACGCCGACGAGGGCGACCGCTTCGTCATCGACGACACGACGTTCGAGGTGACGAGCGTCGAGGACCGCACGCTCGGCGACATGACCGACGAGGACGCCCGCCGCGAGGGGTCGGACTCGCTGGAGGCGTACAAGAAGCGGATGGAGCGCGTCCACGGCGGCAACTTCGAGTGGGACGACTCGAGTACGGTCGTCCGGTACCAGTTCGAGCCGGTCGGGGAGTGACGGCCCGGTCGTCCGAAGCGGTATCCACCCCGGTCGTGTAGGGACGCGACGATGGTCCACTGGCGAGCAGTCGGGATCGGGCTGGTCGCGTATCCGGCGACGGTACTGGTTGCGCTCGCGACCGAACCCGCGGCGGTCCTCGTCGCTGGCGTTCCCCCCGGCGTCGTGGCCGGGTACGACGCCGGCAACGGGATGCTGGCCGGTGGACTCCACGGTACGGCCGTGGGCGTGGGCTGTACGCTCCTGACGTGGCTGGCACTCGCAGCGTGGCTCACCTGGGCTCCACCGGCGTCGACCGCGCCCGGATTCGGGCTCTCGGTCGTCCTCCTGGCGCTGTACGGGCTCCTCGTCGGTATCGAGAGCATCCTCGGGGGGCTGGCCGGCGGCGTGGTCCCCCGCTAGTCGTCTACCGCCGCTCGGCCAGCTCAGCCCGCAGGTCCGCCACGTCCATGTCCTTCATCGCCAGCAGCACGAGCAGATGATAGACCAGGTCGGCGGCCTCGTGGGCCAGTTCCTCGTGGTCGTCGTCCTTCGCGGCGAGCAGCAACTCCGTGGTCTCCTCGCCCAGCTTCTCCAGCACCGCGTTCTCGCCCTTCTCGTGGGTGAACAGCGACGCCGTGTACGAGCCCTCCGGGAGTTCGGCCTTGCGGGACTCGATGACGGCGAACAGCTCGTCAAGGATCTCGTCGGTGTCGGCCTCGCCGCCGTCGGAGCTTCGCTCCGACGAGGTTCGCCCTCCGGACTCACCGCCGTCGGACGCGAGCGGGCCCCCGGCCCCCTCACTCGTCATCCTCGAACACCTCGCGGACGTCGTCGAGTTCGGCGAAGCGGTCGGCGTCCTCGGCGGCGTCCTCCCAGACCGGGCGCGTGACCAGCAGCGGCGCGTTCGTCCGGGCGGCCAGCGCCAGCGAGTCGCTCGGTCGGGCGTCGACGGTCACGTCGTCGCGGGGCGTGTTGAGCCACAGGGTCGCGAAGAAGGTGCCCTCCTCCAGGCGCGAGACGGCCACGCGGTCGACCCGGCCGCCGAGCTCCTCGACGATGTCCAGGGTCAGGTCGTGGGTCATCGGCCGGCCGATGTCCTCGGCCTCCATCCCGCGGACGATGCTGCGGGCCTCCTCGAACCCGATGAAGATGGGGAGGACCTCGCCCACCAGTTCCCCGTCCGGGCCACCCGCGCTGTCGACGCCTTCCTCCTCGACCGCGATGAGGACGACCGGAACCGGGCCGTTCGGGGTGCCAGCCACCCGCACCGAGTCGATGCGTGCGGGGAGCCCCTCGGTCGCGTCGGCGTCGGCGTCGTCGCCGGAGAGGTCCGTGGTCATACAGTATCGACGCGGCCGCCGCGGAAAAGGCTATCTCGTCGTGGTCGCTGGCGGGCGGCGCGGGCGGGCAGACCCCAGCAGGGCGGTGGCTCCGTGGCCGTCGCGCCCGGCGCCGGTCAGTCGTCGGCCGCCGCCGTGTCTCGTTCGGCGGGCGTCCCCTCGAAGAACGCGAGGTCGTGGACCCGCGAGTCCTCGGTCAGCTCCGGGTGGAAGGCGGTGCCGACGACGGGGCCGTCACGCACCGCGACCGGGCGGCCGTTCCACGTCGCGAGCACATCGACCTCGTCGCCCACGGCGTCGATGACGGGCGCGCGGATGAAGACCGCCGGGAACGGTGAATCGAGGCCGGCGACGTCCAGCGGCGCCTGGAAGGAGTCGCGCTGGCGGCCGAAGGCGTTGCGCTCGACGGTCACGTCGACGAGGTCCAGCGTCGCGACGCGCTCGTCGCCCGCGTCACGGCTGACGACGATGAGGCCCGCGCAGGTGGCCAGGACGGGCTTGCCGGCGTCGACGTGACCGACGATCTCGTCGTCGATACCCTCCTCGGCGATGGTCTTCGAGATGGTCGTCGACTCCCCGCCGGGCATGAGGAGCACGTCGCAGTCGGGGACGGTGCCGGCGTGCCGGATCTCGTGGACGACCGCCTCCTCGCCGTGGGTGGCCGCCGCCCGCCGGATGGCGTCGGCGTGTTCGGAGACGTCCCCCTGGACCGCGAGGACGCCGGCCGTGAGTGTCATGGACAGGTGTAGCGGGTCGAGCGACAAAACGGCCGCGCTCCGTCCCGACCCGGCCCGTCGCACTCGGCCCGCGGGGACGCAACGAACGCTACCGGGTAGTCACGCTCTTGTCTCTCCACACGATATGTCCCCCCAATGAAGGACCCCGCCGACTGCGAGGTGACGCTGGTGGACGGCTACGTCGACGAGCCGGCCCACTTCGGCGTACCGCCGTACATCTCGACGTATCC from Haloglomus litoreum includes the following:
- a CDS encoding archaemetzincin family Zn-dependent metalloprotease, which produces MHVDIVPVGDVPAVVKREASSGLRSVYDCEVTLHDGQEVPDGAYDPGRQQYRAEEFIELASRIGNGTKNIAITGHDLYYRRRNYVFGLAYLSGNGSVISTYRLQTSTDGGFSNKPASEIFADRVRKEVIHEIGHTLGLEHCDNKRCVMNFSPTVREVDIKEQTLCGSCQKQVL
- a CDS encoding CapA family protein gives rise to the protein MDRRLSRRALLRGAAVGATAGLAGCGYFEGVGGPERRRTATYQGRVTDLEGAPVADATVAALVGGSEPLATTTTDASGTFELSAGGAPVWVRVRHPDYVTETRAVGPNRTHRLPLTPDEGTVSMAFGGDVMFGRRFYAASDDPLEPQARLRPNARLADHRAVLRHVAPLFDAVDLGSVNLETPLTESTWRHPSKEFAFTSHPVAAEALADAGVDYTSLGNNHTFDALRPGLRDTLEAVSDAGLAHSGAGLSADDAWATATLERGDTTVAVVSCTTVTGERYDIDWSADATGRGPYTVTQGGRSLTFGDGIGAAGASEERITRAVESAREAADLVVVQVHGDTEYVRTPTDRMVRMVDAATRAGADLVVNHHPHVTGGLERRNGALVAWTLGNLVFDQELWETLRSYALVVHATDDGVLRAYTQPLVLDGYVPTPATGSLARGLTRETAGLSTDAAALASDGRRLEVGTPDLTGGGSRRTQRVEADGAIYTRTGGWVTDVSDRSGTVLLGRDRVFAGTFDNETVDGDGVGGALWRFSRDQVGWRVGYGSSGGVRLTAYPEDTRRSVLSPAARIPVDDRPLALTGRYRYGGDGGLSLLVSWYNAAEGISVQRRTVDLPATDDEWRLVTESLDPPANATYVNLFVYLDPSDDGARRAVVDDLRLVEWAPPETTGGREFDHLLVDGAATLELNGVGSSPSEWVRLSEQ
- a CDS encoding poly-gamma-glutamate biosynthesis protein PgsC/CapC; its protein translation is MLVATLVAALGFVAVAVGTRRYGLRFGGTIVVGVLAVYTLKNFTTLPIFIGSTAVAYGALAVVKRYTLAYGRDEFIVAILAGSLVPSAVYVGAFLLPGPVELALYRSVFVGSLLSGIAAFNLHQLRPEHRLRDVGGLAAIYLGLLALGAALVGPSTRFLAEYTPLVLFARTSDIAVLRGAVVEGFVDPAFVARPVVIGLYALALGLSEAVRQAFGVRVGTVALGLVAVYTVSTWRLLALTLVTLAVVTVLVTAIHRGVILYGRALLSTSAALGVVVAIPVAALLGVSAGISSLFAGVVAGLGGYYVHLTPPTERRQQVAVAVAVFLPLVVLVRAVVPPGPEGIPQALGVAEVAGGLLVAAVALAVALHYRVEQPDDEAVLAASTLGEGGS
- a CDS encoding Mur ligase, with the protein product MSERRGRGREYRETVQSVDTRIAVSGIRGKSTLVRLLHDVLHERGRDTFAKVTGDRPVTLTNGEERPIERRGAQVTLYENRALLTRAAEHLAAVGPEHVGVAIFENHAITEYTMRVFNETFLRPQVVAVPNIRTDHTETLGRTRQDIARSFARSIPPGTHVVCGERNDAIYDYFAAEVAARDATVTRVEVPAEHRDRPGAEVVFAVDKVLAAVDEPPADTGRLLDRLSRMQPAWRRLEGGQLVFNAAKVNDPESTELFRRQLAGADEAEGELICPFVFLRGDRRGRTESFVRYLNRLADHGLVDRAHVAGENGRSFARRAAVDVTVHDAATDAPEAVLDAVLAEGQPVMTMANTVHPFMRAFVAAMQERTVESVPIAAEVRPT
- a CDS encoding PHP domain-containing protein, whose protein sequence is MTRIAHDYHTHSTYSDGSFLWSMVGAAADAGLEGIGITDHCNVSDSDDHRRRKKVMGFNLDSTYERRREGIEEIRDQFDIDVYDAVELDYEPDDEAAIRAFLDEAAFDYAVGSVHYLDGVNVHFGSYYADMPREERRALVDRYFEKLVALVESELFEIAAHPDLFERTAEFRGLASDDHYHEVAEAFRSSRTVPELNAGRALDDYGEFHPAPRFVEVLLEHDVAFTVGTDSHEPEAIGPRVEAIAEQFERYGIEPVQVV
- a CDS encoding DUF5518 domain-containing protein, yielding MVDWRAVGLGFLAHVVLGVFAFLAPGVGHVAVGLIGGFLTGYIAGGDLVNGAWNGLVAGALGGILLAVFAALALGTILGLVGGGGLGFLGGAGALVVGVVVALILAIDSAIGGAVGAAVAD
- a CDS encoding ASCH domain-containing protein; translated protein: MSESTEADIDAGDLLPNDHVQQLALSGEVTQIHRGASQHYADEGDRFVIDDTTFEVTSVEDRTLGDMTDEDARREGSDSLEAYKKRMERVHGGNFEWDDSSTVVRYQFEPVGE
- the hisE gene encoding phosphoribosyl-ATP diphosphatase encodes the protein MLDELFAVIESRKAELPEGSYTASLFTHEKGENAVLEKLGEETTELLLAAKDDDHEELAHEAADLVYHLLVLLAMKDMDVADLRAELAERR
- a CDS encoding bifunctional nuclease family protein, whose protein sequence is MTTDLSGDDADADATEGLPARIDSVRVAGTPNGPVPVVLIAVEEEGVDSAGGPDGELVGEVLPIFIGFEEARSIVRGMEAEDIGRPMTHDLTLDIVEELGGRVDRVAVSRLEEGTFFATLWLNTPRDDVTVDARPSDSLALAARTNAPLLVTRPVWEDAAEDADRFAELDDVREVFEDDE
- the pdxT gene encoding pyridoxal 5'-phosphate synthase glutaminase subunit PdxT, which translates into the protein MTLTAGVLAVQGDVSEHADAIRRAAATHGEEAVVHEIRHAGTVPDCDVLLMPGGESTTISKTIAEEGIDDEIVGHVDAGKPVLATCAGLIVVSRDAGDERVATLDLVDVTVERNAFGRQRDSFQAPLDVAGLDSPFPAVFIRAPVIDAVGDEVDVLATWNGRPVAVRDGPVVGTAFHPELTEDSRVHDLAFFEGTPAERDTAAADD